From a single Corynebacterium kroppenstedtii DSM 44385 genomic region:
- a CDS encoding error-prone DNA polymerase: MDWVTARGSMNGRPLSWSRLERILSGTDTEPISSSDPSQNATSSGVSPARSGTATMVSHRDESSRPGVDHRDHIPFAELHACSAYSFLRGASSPAEMVDSAAELGLEALALVDRDGVYGAVQFAEAAADSGIATIFGAELTLTPSVSSSQPASSKNERILTVLCRGAEGYRRLSRVISDAHMCTGEKNEVRYPSLDELARRGGDHWIILADYSWTPYLDELVEHFPRVVVELDRLLVPDDADRHEEQLEAAEQLGLAAVYSSAATAARPKSGRLAGAKTALRYRKDVEDAEPYTHPIGGTYLRSGAEMFDADYPELTANTLAVARDCAFTLTTIAPELPDWPVPEGYTEITWLEHMVEKRGAVRYGSREDNHAAWAQIDHELNVIGGLNFPGYFLIVTDLVDFCRRANILAQGRGSSANSAVCFALGITNVDPVAADLLFERFLSPEREGPPDIDLDIESGRREEVIQYCYNKYGRENAAQVANVITYRRRGALRDAARALGYSSGRIDAWVRGLDDVPNDVVTLADQLRGQPRHLSIHSGGMVICDRPIADVVPVEWARMENRSIIQWDKDDAASGGLVKFDLLGLGMLEAIHHAIDQVRDHRGRTVNLWQLGLDDPEVYAMLARADAVGVFQVESRAQMSALPRLKPREFYDLVVQVALIRPGPIQGGSVHPYIRRRNGEEAVTFDHPCLKDALAKTLGVPLFQEQVMRVAVDAAGFTPVEADALRRAMGAKRSAKKMEQLHERFARGCREKHGMDEATITTLWKKIIAFAAYGFPESHAQSFASIVYFSAWFKRYYPAEFCVALLRAQPMGFYSPQSLIADARRHGVEILPIDVNHSDVEANAIDNPDLEPGAPNSLRLGLDAVKGLGARGAKAVVQARADGGPFTRIADLSRRAGISVSQVEALATAGALRSMGIDRREGLWAAGIAAHERPGMLPGMSEISIPSLPGMSAFELAAADIASTGITADIHPVELLRKHLDNAGIISIRQLASCEDSTRVTVAGTVTHRQRPGTAGGVVFLGLEDETGLANITVSPGCWTRYRTVAQTSRMVAIRGIVHNAAGAVAVVADRIDSLDTTLGGAALAGPSRDFR, translated from the coding sequence ATGGATTGGGTGACGGCTCGAGGTTCGATGAATGGCAGGCCACTGTCGTGGTCGCGGCTGGAGCGTATCTTATCAGGAACAGATACGGAGCCCATTTCTTCCTCGGACCCCTCACAAAATGCCACGTCATCGGGTGTTTCTCCGGCGCGGTCGGGTACGGCGACGATGGTCTCTCATCGGGACGAGAGCTCTCGTCCTGGAGTTGACCACCGCGATCATATTCCTTTTGCTGAACTGCACGCATGTTCGGCATATTCATTTCTCCGTGGAGCGTCGTCGCCCGCAGAGATGGTGGACTCGGCTGCCGAATTAGGCCTCGAAGCGCTCGCGTTGGTGGATCGTGACGGGGTGTATGGCGCGGTTCAGTTCGCGGAGGCTGCCGCCGATTCCGGAATCGCCACCATCTTCGGCGCGGAGCTGACATTGACGCCGTCTGTTTCCTCATCCCAGCCTGCGTCGTCGAAAAATGAAAGAATTTTAACGGTGCTCTGCCGTGGTGCGGAGGGGTATCGACGCCTGTCACGCGTGATTTCCGACGCCCACATGTGTACGGGCGAGAAGAATGAGGTGCGCTATCCGTCTCTTGACGAACTGGCCCGGCGCGGTGGTGACCACTGGATTATCCTGGCGGACTATTCATGGACGCCCTACCTCGATGAGCTCGTGGAGCATTTCCCTCGGGTTGTTGTGGAGCTCGACCGGCTGCTCGTGCCCGATGATGCCGACCGTCATGAAGAACAGTTGGAGGCCGCTGAACAGCTGGGTCTAGCGGCGGTGTATTCCTCCGCGGCCACTGCGGCGCGGCCAAAAAGTGGGCGTCTAGCAGGGGCGAAAACAGCGCTGAGGTATCGGAAAGATGTTGAGGATGCGGAGCCGTACACGCATCCCATCGGCGGGACATACTTGCGCAGTGGGGCCGAAATGTTCGACGCCGACTATCCGGAACTCACGGCGAATACGCTTGCCGTGGCCCGTGACTGTGCCTTCACGCTGACCACCATTGCGCCGGAGCTTCCTGATTGGCCGGTCCCGGAAGGGTATACCGAAATTACCTGGCTAGAGCACATGGTGGAGAAGCGAGGCGCTGTGCGTTATGGCTCGCGGGAGGATAATCATGCAGCGTGGGCGCAAATTGATCACGAGCTCAACGTGATTGGGGGCTTGAATTTTCCGGGGTACTTCCTCATCGTGACGGATCTGGTCGACTTTTGCCGCCGGGCCAATATCCTGGCGCAGGGGAGAGGTTCGTCGGCCAACTCGGCGGTGTGTTTTGCCCTGGGGATTACCAATGTTGATCCCGTTGCTGCTGATCTTCTCTTTGAGCGCTTCCTCAGCCCAGAAAGGGAAGGGCCCCCGGATATTGACCTGGACATTGAGTCGGGCCGTCGGGAAGAAGTGATCCAGTATTGCTACAACAAGTACGGCAGAGAAAACGCTGCTCAGGTGGCTAATGTCATTACTTACCGACGACGGGGAGCCCTTCGCGATGCAGCCCGCGCTCTGGGGTATTCGTCTGGCCGCATCGACGCATGGGTGCGTGGCCTGGACGACGTCCCCAACGATGTAGTCACCCTTGCCGATCAACTCCGCGGGCAACCCCGCCACCTGAGCATCCACTCGGGTGGGATGGTGATCTGTGACCGCCCCATTGCCGACGTTGTCCCCGTCGAGTGGGCACGAATGGAGAACCGCTCCATCATCCAGTGGGACAAAGACGACGCCGCCAGCGGAGGCCTCGTCAAATTTGATCTCCTCGGGCTCGGCATGTTGGAAGCCATCCACCATGCCATCGACCAAGTCCGCGACCATCGCGGACGAACAGTGAACCTGTGGCAACTCGGGCTCGATGATCCCGAGGTGTACGCCATGCTCGCCCGCGCCGACGCTGTGGGCGTATTCCAAGTGGAATCCCGCGCCCAAATGTCCGCCCTGCCCAGACTCAAGCCACGCGAGTTCTACGATCTCGTCGTCCAGGTTGCCCTCATTCGCCCAGGTCCCATCCAAGGCGGGTCGGTCCACCCCTACATTCGACGTCGAAACGGTGAGGAAGCGGTCACCTTTGACCACCCCTGCCTCAAGGACGCGCTAGCAAAAACGCTGGGAGTCCCGCTGTTTCAGGAACAGGTCATGAGGGTTGCTGTTGACGCCGCAGGATTCACGCCCGTCGAGGCCGACGCCCTCCGGCGTGCCATGGGGGCGAAGCGCTCTGCCAAGAAAATGGAGCAGCTCCACGAACGCTTCGCCCGCGGCTGCCGTGAGAAACACGGCATGGATGAGGCCACCATCACCACGCTGTGGAAGAAAATCATTGCCTTCGCCGCCTACGGTTTCCCCGAATCCCACGCACAATCCTTCGCGTCGATCGTCTACTTCTCCGCGTGGTTCAAGCGCTACTACCCGGCGGAATTCTGCGTCGCCCTCCTCCGCGCCCAGCCCATGGGGTTTTACTCCCCACAGTCGCTCATTGCCGACGCCCGACGCCACGGCGTCGAGATCCTCCCCATCGACGTCAACCACTCCGACGTAGAGGCCAACGCCATCGACAACCCTGACCTGGAACCCGGCGCCCCCAACAGTCTGAGACTGGGGCTCGACGCTGTGAAGGGCCTCGGCGCCCGTGGGGCGAAAGCCGTCGTTCAGGCGCGCGCAGATGGCGGCCCCTTTACACGAATCGCGGATCTATCGCGCCGGGCGGGAATCAGTGTGTCCCAGGTGGAGGCGCTGGCTACCGCAGGTGCGCTCCGCAGCATGGGGATCGACCGGCGTGAAGGCCTGTGGGCTGCAGGAATTGCGGCCCATGAACGGCCAGGCATGCTCCCCGGGATGAGTGAAATCTCGATACCGTCTCTACCAGGGATGAGCGCGTTTGAACTTGCCGCGGCGGACATCGCATCGACGGGCATCACAGCCGATATCCACCCCGTCGAACTACTGAGAAAACACCTGGACAATGCGGGGATCATATCCATTAGGCAGCTGGCGTCGTGCGAAGACTCCACCCGCGTGACCGTCGCGGGGACAGTCACACACCGTCAACGGCCAGGAACCGCAGGAGGCGTGGTTTTCCTCGGCCTGGAAGACGAAACAGGCCTTGCGAACATCACAGTGTCCCCCGGGTGCTGGACGCGCTACAGAACGGTGGCCCAAACATCACGCATGGTCGCTATACGGGGAATCGTCCACAACGCAGCCGGGGCTGTTGCTGTCGTGGCAGACCGCATCGACTCTCTGGACACCACACTGGGAGGAGCAGCCCTTGCCGGACCATCACGAGATTTCCGGTGA
- a CDS encoding tRNA (cytidine(34)-2'-O)-methyltransferase, whose product MMSEADVNSVRDLKSVHDRAHGIARALGEDTIRNPNPPLHVVFDQPVIPPNTGNAIRMCAGVGAHLHLCEPLGFNLEEKNLRRAGLDYHDLVDVTIHPSLDECLTTLGAGAPDGPKVYAFTSHTSVRVDTVPYQWGDVLLFGCEPTGLSAEALADPRITSHVRIPMLPGRRSMNLSNAAAVGAYEAWRQLGYQGV is encoded by the coding sequence ATGATGAGTGAAGCTGATGTGAATTCGGTGCGCGATCTTAAGTCGGTGCATGATCGGGCCCATGGGATAGCGCGTGCGCTGGGCGAGGACACGATCCGCAACCCCAACCCTCCCCTTCATGTTGTGTTTGACCAGCCGGTGATACCTCCGAACACTGGCAATGCGATCCGCATGTGCGCAGGTGTAGGGGCGCATCTGCATTTGTGCGAACCGCTGGGGTTCAATTTGGAGGAAAAGAATTTACGACGAGCCGGGCTGGACTATCACGACTTGGTAGACGTGACTATTCACCCCAGCTTGGACGAGTGTTTAACGACGTTGGGCGCGGGGGCGCCGGATGGGCCGAAGGTCTATGCGTTCACGTCGCATACGTCGGTGCGCGTAGACACTGTGCCCTACCAGTGGGGCGATGTGCTCCTTTTCGGTTGTGAACCGACCGGCCTGAGTGCGGAGGCGTTGGCCGATCCCCGGATTACGAGCCACGTGCGGATCCCTATGCTTCCCGGGCGCCGGTCGATGAATTTGTCGAACGCGGCGGCGGTGGGTGCTTACGAAGCGTGGCGCCAGCTCGGCTACCAGGGCGTATAG
- a CDS encoding SDR family NAD(P)-dependent oxidoreductase — MSVDLSGRTAVVTGGAGGIGAAAAGALAASGAHVIVADLIGQDTDGTVDDIHELGGSAEVWDVDLRDHELLAEMTLDCDILVNCAGSQVIAHIEDYEPADWDRIIDTMLTAPFLLTRAALPHMYEEEWGRIVNVCSVHGLRGSEGRVAYTSAMHGLEGLTKVTAIEGGPHGVTANCVNPGFTRTAQVQKQIRQQAALHWLPEDEVVEKVLLNRNSIKEMATVDEVAAQIIWLCSDYARLITGSSLSIDGGATAS, encoded by the coding sequence ATTTCTGTCGATTTAAGTGGACGTACCGCCGTCGTCACTGGGGGTGCCGGCGGGATTGGTGCGGCTGCGGCGGGGGCGTTGGCGGCGTCGGGTGCGCACGTCATCGTCGCTGATTTAATTGGTCAGGATACCGATGGAACGGTGGATGATATCCATGAGCTCGGTGGTTCCGCGGAAGTGTGGGATGTGGATTTGCGCGACCACGAACTCCTGGCCGAGATGACTCTGGACTGCGATATTTTGGTCAACTGTGCAGGTTCGCAGGTGATTGCCCATATTGAGGATTACGAACCAGCGGACTGGGATCGGATTATCGACACCATGTTGACGGCACCGTTTTTGCTGACTCGGGCGGCGCTCCCCCACATGTACGAGGAAGAGTGGGGGCGCATTGTGAATGTGTGTAGCGTGCATGGGCTCCGCGGGTCGGAAGGGCGTGTGGCCTACACGTCCGCGATGCATGGCTTGGAGGGTTTGACGAAGGTTACGGCGATTGAGGGTGGGCCTCATGGTGTGACCGCGAATTGTGTGAACCCCGGTTTTACGAGGACTGCGCAGGTTCAGAAGCAGATCCGGCAGCAGGCTGCGCTGCATTGGCTCCCCGAAGATGAAGTCGTAGAGAAAGTGCTGCTGAACCGTAATTCGATCAAGGAAATGGCGACGGTGGATGAAGTCGCTGCACAAATCATTTGGTTGTGCTCCGACTATGCGCGCCTGATTACCGGCTCTAGCTTGTCTATCGACGGTGGTGCTACGGCTAGCTAA
- a CDS encoding ATP-dependent Clp protease ATP-binding subunit, translated as MFERFTDRARRVVVLAQEEARALNHNYIGTEHILLGLIREGEGVAAKALESMGISREAVRSEVEDIIGEGSQPPSGYIPFTPRAKKVLELSLREALQLGHKYIGTEHILLGLIREGEGVAAQVLVKLGADLPRVRQQVIQLLSGYEGQGDESQEPGTSEPAGAGVGSATLGRSSNNESGRKSNSLVLDQFGRNLTQAAKDGKLDPVVGREKEIERIMQVLSRRTKNNPVLIGEPGVGKTAVVEGLALDIVNGKVPEILKDKQLYSLDMGSLVAGSRYRGDFEERLKKVLKEINQRGDIILFIDEIHTIVGAGAAEGAIDAASLLKPKLARGELQTIGATTLDEYRKHIEKDAALERRFQPVQVPEPSVELSVEILKGLRPKYEAHHHVSITDAALVAAASLSDRYINDRFLPDKAVDLIDEAGARMRIKRMTAPESLRKVDEKIAKIRKQKEAAIDDQDFEKAAGLRDQERKLGEEREEKERQWRSGELEDVAEVGEEQIAEVLANWTGIPVFKLTEEESDRLLHMEEELHKRIIGQEDAVKSVSRAIRRTRAGLKDPRRPSGSFIFAGPSGVGKTELSKALAEFLFGEDDALIQIDMSEFHDKFTASRLFGAPPGYVGYEEGGQLTEKVRRKPFSVVLFDEIEKANNEIYNTLLQVLEDGRLTDGQGRVVDFKNTVLIFTSNLGTGDISKAVGMGFSGVGETDEEGRYERMKSKVNDELKKHFRPEFLNRIDDIVVFHQLTQDQIIQMVDLLVNRVGIALRAKDMDIELTDKAKKLLAKRGFDPVLGARPLRRTIQREIEDQLSEKILYGEVAAGELVTVDVENWDGEGKGDDAKFTFSTSTKPGAVMGEGESSLEERKEDADDSSDEADQIVPMEYSSNASSGSGPDAGTSGSGAAQPESE; from the coding sequence ATGTTTGAGAGGTTTACAGACCGCGCCCGTCGTGTGGTTGTGCTCGCCCAGGAAGAAGCTAGGGCATTAAATCACAATTACATCGGTACGGAGCACATTCTGCTCGGCCTCATCCGCGAGGGTGAGGGTGTCGCTGCGAAAGCTCTCGAGTCGATGGGAATTTCCCGCGAGGCTGTCCGCAGCGAAGTAGAAGACATCATTGGCGAGGGATCACAGCCGCCCAGCGGTTACATCCCCTTTACCCCGCGCGCGAAGAAAGTCCTGGAGCTTTCGCTGCGTGAGGCTCTGCAGTTAGGCCACAAGTACATCGGCACGGAGCACATTCTGCTCGGCCTCATCCGCGAGGGTGAAGGCGTCGCCGCGCAGGTGCTCGTCAAATTAGGGGCAGATCTCCCGCGCGTCCGCCAGCAAGTTATCCAGCTGCTCTCGGGCTACGAAGGCCAGGGCGACGAGTCTCAGGAGCCGGGAACGAGTGAGCCCGCCGGAGCTGGTGTCGGTTCGGCCACGTTAGGGCGTTCGTCCAATAACGAGTCGGGGCGCAAGTCCAACTCGCTGGTCCTTGACCAGTTCGGCCGGAACCTCACCCAGGCCGCGAAGGATGGCAAGCTCGATCCGGTCGTCGGCCGTGAAAAAGAGATCGAGCGCATTATGCAGGTCCTCAGCCGCCGGACCAAGAACAACCCGGTCCTGATCGGCGAGCCTGGCGTTGGTAAAACCGCCGTCGTCGAGGGGCTTGCTCTGGACATTGTCAATGGCAAGGTCCCGGAGATTTTGAAGGACAAGCAGCTGTATTCCCTGGATATGGGCTCGCTGGTTGCTGGTTCTCGTTACCGCGGTGACTTCGAGGAGCGTCTGAAGAAGGTTCTGAAGGAAATTAACCAGCGCGGCGACATCATCCTCTTTATCGACGAGATCCACACCATTGTTGGTGCGGGTGCCGCCGAAGGCGCCATCGATGCCGCGTCGCTGTTGAAGCCGAAGCTGGCCCGCGGGGAGCTCCAGACCATCGGTGCCACGACGCTGGATGAGTACCGGAAGCACATCGAAAAAGATGCCGCCTTGGAGCGTCGTTTCCAGCCTGTTCAGGTTCCGGAGCCGTCCGTCGAGCTGTCGGTCGAGATTCTGAAGGGCCTGCGCCCGAAGTATGAGGCACACCACCATGTTTCCATTACCGACGCTGCCCTCGTCGCGGCTGCGTCGCTGTCTGACCGCTACATCAACGATCGTTTCTTGCCGGATAAGGCCGTTGACCTTATCGATGAGGCTGGTGCGCGGATGCGCATCAAGCGGATGACCGCGCCGGAGTCTCTCCGCAAGGTCGACGAGAAGATCGCGAAGATTCGTAAGCAAAAAGAAGCGGCTATTGACGATCAGGACTTCGAAAAAGCCGCTGGCCTGCGCGATCAGGAGCGGAAGCTCGGCGAAGAGCGCGAGGAGAAAGAACGTCAGTGGCGTTCCGGTGAACTGGAAGACGTTGCCGAAGTCGGTGAGGAACAGATCGCGGAGGTCCTGGCGAACTGGACCGGCATCCCCGTGTTCAAGCTCACCGAGGAAGAATCCGACCGTTTGCTGCACATGGAGGAAGAGCTCCACAAGCGCATCATCGGCCAGGAAGACGCAGTCAAGTCCGTCTCCCGTGCTATCCGACGCACCCGTGCCGGCCTGAAGGACCCGCGTCGTCCGTCCGGCTCGTTCATCTTCGCTGGCCCGTCCGGCGTCGGCAAGACCGAGCTGTCGAAGGCATTGGCGGAATTCCTTTTCGGGGAAGACGATGCCCTCATCCAGATTGACATGTCCGAGTTCCACGACAAGTTCACCGCGTCGCGTCTCTTCGGTGCCCCTCCGGGGTACGTCGGCTACGAAGAGGGCGGCCAGCTGACCGAGAAGGTCCGCCGCAAGCCGTTCTCCGTGGTGCTCTTCGACGAGATTGAGAAGGCCAATAACGAGATTTATAACACGCTGTTGCAGGTCTTGGAAGATGGCCGGCTCACCGACGGTCAGGGTCGCGTGGTCGACTTCAAGAACACCGTTCTGATCTTCACCTCGAACCTCGGTACCGGGGATATCTCGAAGGCCGTGGGCATGGGCTTCTCTGGGGTCGGCGAGACTGACGAAGAAGGCCGCTACGAGCGGATGAAGTCGAAGGTCAACGACGAACTCAAGAAGCACTTCCGCCCCGAGTTCCTCAACCGTATCGACGACATCGTCGTGTTCCACCAGCTCACCCAGGATCAGATCATCCAGATGGTCGACCTGCTGGTGAACCGCGTGGGCATCGCCTTGCGCGCCAAGGACATGGACATCGAGCTCACTGACAAGGCCAAGAAGCTCCTGGCGAAGCGCGGATTCGATCCCGTCCTGGGTGCCCGCCCGCTGCGTCGCACCATTCAGCGCGAGATCGAGGATCAGCTCTCGGAGAAGATCCTCTACGGCGAAGTTGCCGCCGGTGAACTGGTCACCGTGGATGTTGAGAACTGGGACGGCGAAGGCAAGGGCGACGATGCCAAGTTCACGTTCTCCACGTCGACGAAGCCGGGTGCCGTGATGGGCGAGGGCGAGTCCAGCCTGGAAGAGCGCAAGGAGGATGCGGACGACTCCTCCGACGAGGCCGACCAGATCGTGCCGATGGAGTACTCCTCCAACGCCTCATCGGGTAGTGGCCCCGACGCTGGCACCTCCGGGTCCGGAGCCGCCCAGCCCGAATCTGAGTAA
- a CDS encoding A/G-specific adenine glycosylase, translating to MSTGHSEPFLVDELNDWFILAGRHLPWREPGCSAWGVLLSEVMSQQTPVSRVEPAWREWMDRWPTPADFARAGRDEVLRAWGRLGYPRRALRLHECARTIVDKHSGAVPATVDELLDLPGIGEYTARAVACFAYGWAVPVVDTNIRRVMARAVHGKYLQGPARRADLDDMRALMPVSEEQAGSSVGAIVQHIREKAGIPEVPVEAGTLFDGPGIGLGHLSNEQLTDVERSAVFSASIMELGALVCTSRVARCEQCPLVRTCAWRLAGCPEPTESERSAVARRVQKFEGTDRQVRGAIMKVLRDATGPVERDAIAHASKDEEQLHRALQSLLVDGLVVDTDGKLGLPR from the coding sequence ATGTCTACTGGCCATTCAGAACCCTTTCTTGTCGACGAACTCAACGACTGGTTTATCCTGGCGGGCCGCCATCTCCCCTGGCGCGAGCCCGGGTGCTCCGCGTGGGGAGTTCTCCTCAGCGAGGTCATGAGCCAACAAACGCCGGTCTCCCGCGTCGAACCTGCGTGGCGCGAATGGATGGACCGTTGGCCGACACCAGCCGATTTCGCCCGCGCCGGGCGTGACGAGGTCCTCCGCGCGTGGGGTCGTCTGGGCTACCCTCGTCGGGCGCTCCGTCTTCACGAGTGCGCACGGACGATCGTCGATAAGCATTCTGGTGCGGTTCCTGCCACGGTGGATGAGCTGCTCGATTTGCCCGGCATTGGTGAGTACACCGCGCGGGCGGTGGCCTGTTTTGCTTACGGGTGGGCGGTGCCTGTGGTGGATACGAATATCCGACGCGTGATGGCGCGCGCTGTCCACGGGAAGTATTTGCAGGGCCCGGCGCGGCGTGCGGATTTGGATGATATGCGGGCGCTGATGCCGGTGTCGGAGGAACAAGCCGGCTCGTCGGTGGGCGCGATTGTGCAGCACATTCGGGAGAAGGCTGGGATACCCGAGGTTCCGGTAGAGGCCGGGACTCTTTTCGACGGTCCTGGCATCGGGCTCGGGCATCTGAGCAATGAGCAGCTGACGGATGTGGAGCGCTCTGCCGTGTTTTCGGCGTCGATCATGGAGCTCGGCGCGCTGGTGTGTACGTCGCGGGTAGCGCGCTGCGAGCAGTGCCCCCTTGTTCGCACATGTGCGTGGCGCCTGGCGGGCTGCCCGGAACCCACTGAATCGGAACGGTCTGCTGTGGCGCGACGCGTTCAGAAGTTTGAGGGTACGGATCGGCAAGTCCGCGGGGCGATCATGAAGGTTTTGCGTGACGCGACTGGCCCCGTTGAAAGGGACGCGATCGCGCACGCGTCGAAAGATGAAGAACAGCTCCACCGAGCCCTTCAATCGCTGCTGGTTGATGGGCTCGTTGTGGATACTGATGGAAAGCTAGGGCTCCCCCGGTAG
- a CDS encoding carbonic anhydrase: MTTSAPGSDPQPTPSTNADPGTPANSSARADDRTPQAVLQQLLDGNDRFVQGKALRPHQDRDRLSSLTQGQAPKAVVLACSDSRVPVELLFDQGFGDVFVIRTAGEIVDMSVLASLEFAVEGLGVSLVVVLGHESCGAVKAASEAMSQGAVPESFQRVLVEKVAPSVMVARSEGHTTTDDYEKQHVRSIVDHVVGRSPEITAKLADGTVGVVGLRYLLENGQVEAVTARGVAMP, encoded by the coding sequence ATGACGACATCAGCACCCGGCTCCGACCCGCAGCCCACTCCTAGTACGAACGCGGACCCTGGTACGCCAGCGAACTCTAGTGCGCGTGCGGACGATCGCACCCCACAGGCTGTGCTCCAGCAGTTGCTGGACGGCAACGACCGCTTCGTGCAGGGCAAGGCGCTGCGCCCGCACCAGGATCGCGACCGGCTGTCCAGCCTGACCCAGGGGCAGGCCCCGAAAGCCGTGGTTCTGGCGTGCTCGGACTCCCGTGTGCCCGTCGAATTGCTCTTTGACCAGGGGTTTGGCGATGTCTTCGTAATCCGCACGGCCGGCGAGATCGTGGACATGTCCGTGCTGGCCTCGCTCGAGTTCGCGGTGGAGGGCCTCGGTGTCTCACTGGTCGTGGTCCTCGGGCACGAGAGCTGCGGCGCGGTCAAGGCAGCCTCGGAGGCCATGTCCCAGGGTGCCGTTCCGGAATCCTTCCAGCGCGTGCTGGTGGAGAAAGTCGCCCCATCGGTCATGGTCGCCCGCTCTGAGGGGCACACCACCACCGATGACTACGAAAAACAACATGTGCGGTCCATTGTTGATCACGTGGTCGGTCGGAGCCCCGAAATCACAGCAAAGCTTGCCGACGGCACCGTCGGCGTTGTTGGTCTCCGGTATTTACTGGAAAACGGCCAGGTCGAGGCGGTGACCGCGCGCGGCGTCGCGATGCCATAA